In Flavobacteriales bacterium, a single window of DNA contains:
- the kdsB gene encoding 3-deoxy-manno-octulosonate cytidylyltransferase, with product MTVIGIIPARYDSSRFPGKPLKNILGKSMIRRVYEQAEQSELEKVIVATDDKRIVDEVLSFNGEVIMTSSEHISGTDRCLEVAQKIANVNDIIINIQGDEPFIEPQQINQLIAAFTDKEIGIVTLCKCIEKAETLVDNSKPKVKFDDNKKAISFDRVINSPFEDGIFYKHIGVYAYRFNVLEKVCALKPSSLEIKHKLEQWRWLQNGYDILVLETPFDSYSVDTPEDLKKIIERFGDSN from the coding sequence ATGACAGTAATTGGTATTATACCTGCACGCTACGACTCAAGTCGTTTTCCTGGAAAGCCCCTGAAAAACATTTTAGGTAAAAGCATGATACGCCGTGTGTATGAACAAGCTGAACAATCAGAATTAGAAAAGGTTATAGTTGCTACTGACGATAAACGCATTGTAGATGAGGTACTTTCCTTTAATGGCGAAGTTATAATGACCTCATCCGAGCATATTAGTGGCACAGATAGGTGCCTAGAAGTAGCTCAAAAGATTGCTAATGTCAATGATATTATCATCAACATACAAGGTGACGAACCCTTTATAGAGCCCCAACAAATCAATCAGCTCATAGCAGCTTTTACCGACAAGGAAATCGGTATAGTCACTTTATGCAAATGCATAGAAAAAGCAGAAACATTAGTCGATAATAGTAAGCCAAAAGTCAAATTTGACGACAATAAAAAGGCTATTTCCTTTGATAGAGTGATAAATTCACCATTTGAAGACGGTATTTTTTACAAACATATTGGCGTCTATGCATACCGTTTTAATGTATTAGAAAAAGTTTGTGCTTTAAAACCTTCTTCTCTAGAAATTAAACATAAATTAGAACAATGGAGGTGGCTACAAAATGGATATGACATACTAGTTTTAGAAACGCCCTTCGACTCCTATTCTGTAGACACTCCCGAAGATTTGAAAAAAATTATTGAAAGATTTGGGGACAGCAACTGA
- a CDS encoding SPOR domain-containing protein, which produces MKTKINKHISFLLCEHNCVVIPDFGGFVANYESARIDSRSHFMYAPKKSIVFNKSLQNNDGLLVNEIASCEGLTFKQAKKELDKYVLDLKESLKLYKKVFIEEVGTLLYTSEGNILFVQSNSRNHLLDSYGLSTLQYPAIQRTSVQEQFEEKIKHIDKKHLPSNKKVWLKAAAVLLPLFMVSALGISHKEKIQTTYANLSPFSSSTTEIVETKKSYSLAKFDIESPTNDIEQAVISFYEAKDNMVSAPIDLDKHFIIAGAFSSEKNAQKMIAKLKGANFGNSKIVNQSHSGLYRVCYDGFSNSSEALSALRKIKKTNPSAWLLSLN; this is translated from the coding sequence ATGAAAACAAAAATTAACAAGCACATTTCATTCCTTTTGTGTGAACACAATTGCGTAGTAATTCCTGACTTTGGGGGGTTTGTTGCGAACTATGAATCGGCACGAATAGATAGTCGTTCGCACTTTATGTATGCTCCTAAAAAAAGCATTGTTTTCAACAAAAGCTTACAAAATAACGACGGATTACTTGTTAATGAAATTGCATCTTGTGAAGGATTGACTTTTAAACAAGCCAAAAAAGAATTGGACAAATATGTCCTAGACTTGAAAGAATCCTTAAAACTTTATAAAAAAGTTTTCATCGAAGAAGTTGGTACATTATTATACACTTCTGAAGGCAATATTTTATTTGTTCAGTCCAACTCACGCAATCATTTGCTAGACAGCTATGGACTAAGTACATTACAATATCCAGCCATTCAAAGAACTTCTGTGCAAGAACAATTTGAAGAAAAAATAAAACACATAGACAAGAAACACCTTCCTAGTAATAAGAAGGTTTGGTTGAAAGCTGCTGCTGTTCTTCTGCCATTATTCATGGTAAGTGCTTTAGGCATTAGCCATAAAGAGAAGATACAAACCACTTATGCCAACCTTTCACCTTTTTCTTCATCAACTACAGAAATTGTAGAAACAAAAAAATCATATAGTCTAGCTAAATTTGATATTGAAAGCCCAACCAATGATATTGAACAGGCAGTAATATCTTTTTATGAAGCCAAAGACAATATGGTCAGTGCACCTATTGACTTAGACAAACATTTCATCATTGCTGGAGCTTTTTCTTCCGAGAAAAATGCCCAAAAAATGATAGCAAAACTAAAGGGTGCTAACTTTGGCAACTCTAAAATAGTAAACCAAAGCCATTCAGGGCTTTACAGAGTATGTTACGATGGCTTTAGTAATTCTTCAGAAGCTTTATCGGCACTACGAAAAATAAAAAAGACCAATCCTTCAGCTTGGCTTTTATCACTAAACTAA
- a CDS encoding acyl-CoA thioesterase, whose translation MSSKTPLHSLATLTEMVLPNDTNNLDNLMGGRLLHWMDIAAAISAHRHCGRIVVTASVNNVSFEKPIPRASIVTLEAKVSRAFKSSMEVFVDVWMENQTTKGRVKCNEAIYTFVAVDQLGNPIAVPSITAESDLEKERYEGALRRRQLSLILSGRLKPEDATELKALFT comes from the coding sequence ATGTCTTCCAAAACACCTTTACACAGTTTAGCCACTCTTACTGAGATGGTACTACCTAACGACACCAACAATTTGGACAACCTCATGGGTGGCCGTCTATTGCATTGGATGGATATTGCTGCTGCTATTTCTGCACACCGCCATTGTGGGCGAATTGTAGTTACGGCCTCTGTCAACAATGTCTCTTTTGAAAAGCCTATCCCTAGAGCTAGTATTGTAACTCTTGAAGCTAAAGTTTCACGAGCCTTCAAATCCTCAATGGAAGTGTTTGTAGATGTTTGGATGGAAAACCAAACGACCAAAGGACGAGTGAAGTGTAATGAAGCTATCTACACCTTTGTAGCTGTTGACCAATTAGGAAATCCTATTGCTGTACCTTCTATCACGGCTGAATCCGATTTAGAAAAAGAACGTTATGAAGGGGCATTACGAAGACGTCAATTGAGCTTAATTCTTTCTGGCAGACTAAAACCAGAAGATGCAACTGAGCTGAAAGCCTTATTTACTTAA
- a CDS encoding glycosyltransferase family 9 protein, with protein sequence MKILVIRLSSIGDIVLTSPVVRILKKQLNAEVHFLTKTNFSSWLSHNPYIDVIHHYEEGTDKLKLLNFDLIVDLHHNMRSLGVKRALKVPSKSVDKLNIKKFLLTTFKWNLMPPIHMVDRNVATIEHLGVKNDMQGLDFFIPDTETLPQEFQIKTPFVAVVIGGQHATKILPTFKLIELCQQLNRPFVLVGGPEDAQRGEEIIKATSLGLNACGKLSLTQSALLVKGADFVVSHDTGMMHISAALKKKIYSVWGNTAPAFGMVPYLPDPESVMVENKELGCRPCSKIGYAKCPRGHFKCMTEIDLSPIK encoded by the coding sequence ATGAAAATATTAGTTATTCGACTCAGTTCTATTGGCGATATAGTGCTGACTTCGCCAGTAGTAAGAATCTTGAAAAAACAACTCAATGCTGAGGTTCATTTTTTAACTAAAACCAATTTTTCTTCTTGGCTATCTCACAATCCTTACATTGATGTTATTCATCATTATGAAGAAGGTACGGACAAACTTAAACTCCTGAATTTTGACCTAATTGTGGATTTGCACCACAATATGCGTAGCCTAGGAGTCAAACGTGCTTTGAAAGTGCCATCTAAAAGTGTCGATAAATTGAATATTAAAAAGTTCTTGCTGACGACTTTCAAATGGAACCTCATGCCTCCTATTCATATGGTAGATAGAAATGTGGCGACCATAGAACATTTGGGGGTAAAAAATGATATGCAAGGTCTCGACTTTTTTATTCCTGATACAGAAACTTTACCACAGGAATTTCAAATAAAAACGCCTTTTGTAGCTGTAGTAATTGGCGGTCAGCATGCCACCAAAATTTTACCTACCTTTAAACTTATTGAGTTGTGTCAACAGCTCAATCGTCCTTTTGTTTTGGTAGGAGGCCCAGAAGATGCCCAAAGGGGAGAAGAAATAATAAAAGCCACCTCACTAGGTCTAAATGCTTGTGGTAAACTTTCTTTGACTCAGTCAGCTCTGTTAGTTAAAGGTGCTGACTTTGTGGTCTCTCACGATACGGGCATGATGCACATATCGGCTGCTTTAAAAAAGAAAATCTATTCGGTTTGGGGTAATACAGCACCAGCTTTTGGTATGGTGCCTTATCTTCCTGACCCAGAATCCGTAATGGTAGAAAACAAAGAATTAGGATGTCGTCCTTGTTCTAAGATAGGTTATGCCAAATGCCCACGTGGACATTTTAAATGTATGACAGAAATAGATTTAAGTCCTATTAAGTAA
- a CDS encoding TatD family hydrolase, whose amino-acid sequence MNLIDTHTHLFSSQFDEDRHQVVQQAIEQGVDKMLLPNINSETVEAMHQLCQDFPQHCYPMMGLHPCDVKDDYEQELEIVKSHLDKGKYVAVGEIGIDLYWDKSTLDIQKKAFRQQLIWAKEYDLPVAIHIRESFDAIFEVLEEVNDHNLRGVFHCFTGTKEQGQKAIDMGFMLGIGGVVTFKNSGLDKTLKELPLEQLLLETDSPYLAPTPHRGQRNESAYITLMAQKLAEIYEVNIEEVARTTTQNAKTLFKL is encoded by the coding sequence ATGAATCTAATAGATACGCATACGCATTTGTTTTCTAGCCAATTTGATGAAGACAGACACCAAGTTGTTCAACAAGCCATTGAACAAGGCGTTGACAAAATGCTATTGCCCAATATCAATAGCGAAACGGTAGAAGCGATGCACCAACTTTGCCAAGATTTTCCACAGCATTGCTATCCTATGATGGGGCTACACCCCTGCGATGTCAAAGACGATTATGAGCAAGAATTAGAAATTGTCAAATCTCATCTCGACAAAGGGAAGTATGTAGCAGTAGGAGAAATTGGCATCGATTTGTATTGGGACAAAAGCACATTAGATATTCAAAAAAAGGCTTTCCGTCAGCAATTGATATGGGCTAAAGAATACGACTTGCCAGTAGCCATACATATTAGAGAAAGTTTCGATGCAATTTTCGAAGTGTTAGAAGAAGTCAATGACCACAATTTAAGAGGCGTTTTTCATTGTTTTACAGGCACTAAAGAGCAAGGTCAAAAAGCCATAGACATGGGCTTTATGCTTGGTATAGGCGGAGTCGTTACCTTCAAAAATAGTGGCTTAGACAAAACCTTAAAAGAGCTTCCACTAGAACAACTTTTATTAGAAACCGATAGCCCATACCTTGCCCCTACACCACACAGAGGACAACGCAACGAAAGTGCCTACATTACACTAATGGCACAAAAATTGGCAGAAATCTATGAGGTAAATATCGAAGAAGTAGCAAGAACAACTACACAAAATGCTAAAACACTTTTTAAATTATGA
- a CDS encoding asparaginase: MRQSDSVLLIYTGGTIGMYKTNEGSLRPFDLDTLSTQIPELKTFDIDINAISIAQPIDSSNMSKEVWIQLAEIIEKEYNNYNGFVILHGSDTMAYTASALSFMLENLNKPVILTGAQLPIGVRRTDAKENIITSIEIAAQGNIPEVCVYFEYRLMRGNRCTKANAEHFEAFKSPNFIYLAEAGLDIKYSPIKYDHTHKDLKVHTNLCEDVLILKLFPSMKKEYITKVLDLPYKGIILETFGAGNATTADWFLRAIQTAIDNGKLILNVSQCLSGSVSQGLYETSSKLEELGVIGGKDMTTEAALAKMMYLLGTDYSQEEIKQRLQISLRGELSN, from the coding sequence ATGAGACAATCCGATTCTGTTTTACTAATATATACAGGTGGTACAATAGGCATGTACAAGACCAATGAAGGTAGCCTAAGACCTTTCGATTTGGACACCCTTAGCACACAAATTCCTGAGCTTAAAACCTTTGATATTGATATCAATGCCATAAGTATAGCACAGCCCATAGACTCCTCCAATATGTCCAAAGAAGTATGGATACAATTGGCAGAAATTATTGAAAAAGAGTACAACAACTACAACGGTTTTGTTATTCTTCATGGCTCAGACACCATGGCCTATACGGCATCAGCACTAAGCTTTATGCTAGAAAATTTAAATAAACCCGTTATCCTTACTGGCGCACAATTGCCCATCGGAGTACGCCGAACCGATGCTAAAGAAAATATCATTACCTCCATAGAGATTGCTGCTCAAGGGAACATTCCAGAAGTATGTGTTTACTTTGAATACCGACTGATGCGAGGCAACCGATGTACCAAGGCCAATGCCGAACATTTTGAGGCCTTTAAAAGTCCTAACTTCATCTATTTGGCAGAAGCGGGTTTGGATATAAAATACAGCCCTATAAAATACGACCATACCCATAAAGACTTGAAAGTACACACCAATTTATGCGAAGACGTTCTTATTCTAAAACTGTTTCCAAGCATGAAAAAAGAGTACATCACTAAAGTATTGGACTTGCCCTATAAAGGTATCATTTTGGAAACCTTTGGTGCAGGTAACGCCACTACTGCCGATTGGTTTTTAAGGGCGATACAAACTGCCATAGATAATGGAAAATTGATATTAAACGTGAGTCAATGTTTGTCGGGAAGCGTGAGTCAAGGCTTGTACGAAACGAGCTCTAAATTAGAAGAACTCGGTGTAATTGGTGGTAAAGATATGACCACCGAAGCAGCACTAGCCAAAATGATGTACTTATTAGGTACTGACTATTCGCAAGAAGAAATAAAACAACGCCTTCAAATTTCTTTAAGAGGAGAGCTTAGCAATTAA
- a CDS encoding MotA/TolQ/ExbB proton channel family protein gives MKNLLALFMLTISLTFGLSQATFATVQDEIDTTTVVEETEAVEEVVETTSEAPSAEVAESPSFHQVIKQKFIEGGPSFMGIVLLCLILGLALCIERIIYLNKATTNADDLLSDIEGALSSGNVDAAKEVCRNTAGPVASIFYQGLDRSGEGIDVVEKSVVAYGSVQMGLLERGLSWISLFIALAPMLGFMGTVIGMIGAFDAIEAAGDISPSLVAGGIKVALLTTVFGLIVAMILQIFYNYIVAKIDSIVNTMEDASISFVDILVKNKIK, from the coding sequence ATGAAAAATCTATTAGCTCTTTTTATGCTGACTATTTCCCTGACCTTTGGGCTAAGTCAAGCAACTTTTGCTACAGTACAAGATGAAATTGACACTACAACAGTCGTTGAAGAAACGGAAGCTGTTGAAGAAGTAGTCGAAACAACTTCAGAAGCACCAAGTGCTGAAGTAGCAGAAAGTCCCTCTTTTCACCAAGTTATCAAACAAAAATTTATTGAAGGTGGTCCATCATTTATGGGTATCGTTCTATTGTGTCTTATCTTAGGATTGGCACTATGTATAGAAAGAATCATCTACCTAAACAAAGCTACTACTAATGCTGATGATCTATTATCAGACATCGAAGGAGCTTTATCTTCAGGGAATGTAGATGCTGCCAAAGAAGTATGTAGAAATACTGCTGGTCCTGTAGCAAGTATATTTTATCAAGGCTTAGACCGTTCTGGCGAGGGTATTGATGTGGTAGAAAAGTCAGTAGTGGCTTACGGAAGTGTACAAATGGGTTTATTAGAAAGAGGTCTTTCATGGATTTCATTATTTATCGCTCTAGCACCAATGCTTGGTTTCATGGGTACTGTAATTGGTATGATTGGTGCTTTTGACGCTATTGAGGCAGCAGGAGACATTTCTCCATCATTAGTTGCTGGAGGTATAAAAGTAGCACTTTTAACTACTGTATTCGGTCTTATCGTAGCCATGATATTACAAATCTTTTACAACTATATTGTTGCAAAAATTGATAGCATCGTGAATACTATGGAAGATGCTTCTATATCCTTTGTAGACATTTTAGTAAAAAACAAAATTAAATAA
- a CDS encoding biopolymer transporter ExbD: protein MARRAKGASEINAGSMADIAFLLLIFFLVTTTMDVDTGLARKLPPMPEEDVIQDDSQIKAKNIYVVLINSNNQLLVENEFIDITQLRAGAKAFINNNGRNPELSDNPQKAIISLQNDRGTSYETYIQVQNELAAAYRELRDAKAMQRFGMMYADLNNTQQKEIRKEYPQKISEAEPKNIGN from the coding sequence ATGGCAAGAAGAGCAAAAGGTGCATCAGAAATCAATGCAGGCTCTATGGCAGATATCGCCTTCTTACTGCTTATCTTCTTCCTAGTAACTACTACTATGGACGTGGATACCGGTTTGGCGCGTAAACTACCTCCCATGCCTGAAGAAGATGTTATTCAAGATGATTCTCAAATCAAAGCCAAAAACATCTATGTAGTATTAATAAACTCCAACAACCAATTGCTGGTAGAAAACGAGTTTATTGATATCACACAACTTCGTGCAGGTGCTAAAGCTTTTATCAATAATAATGGTCGTAATCCCGAATTATCGGACAACCCACAAAAAGCCATTATTTCATTACAGAACGATAGAGGAACATCTTACGAAACCTACATTCAAGTACAAAACGAATTGGCGGCTGCTTATAGAGAGCTCAGAGACGCTAAGGCTATGCAACGTTTTGGTATGATGTATGCTGATTTGAACAATACACAGCAGAAAGAGATAAGAAAGGAATACCCTCAAAAAATCTCCGAAGCAGAACCCAAAAATATTGGAAACTAA
- a CDS encoding biopolymer transporter ExbD, whose translation MSKFKKNSNKDTPGISTASLPDIVFMLLFFFMVTTVMRETTIMVQQKLPQATEIQKLEKKSLVSYIYIGSPVERMQATYGTKARIQLNDAFATVDDIPQYITAERTARDEKEVPFMTTSIKADQNTKMGIVTDVKQELRKANALKINYSTRKKVQ comes from the coding sequence ATGTCTAAATTCAAAAAAAATTCGAATAAGGATACGCCAGGAATATCGACAGCATCGCTGCCTGATATCGTATTTATGCTATTGTTTTTCTTTATGGTAACGACCGTTATGCGTGAAACCACCATTATGGTACAACAAAAATTACCACAAGCGACAGAAATACAAAAGCTAGAAAAGAAATCTTTAGTAAGCTATATTTACATTGGAAGTCCAGTGGAGAGAATGCAAGCCACTTATGGTACTAAAGCTCGTATTCAGCTCAACGATGCCTTTGCTACTGTCGACGATATTCCACAGTACATTACTGCCGAGCGTACTGCTCGTGATGAAAAAGAAGTGCCGTTTATGACCACTTCCATTAAGGCGGATCAAAATACCAAAATGGGTATTGTAACTGACGTCAAGCAAGAGCTTCGTAAAGCCAATGCACTCAAGATTAACTATTCTACCAGAAAGAAAGTTCAGTAA
- a CDS encoding CPBP family intramembrane metalloprotease — MNLKGIYHDYTPVKQVFILLMLLFVSFIVFNALGMIGVSLIDAPSLSDFENKATIQSLKFLQAFSSIGLFIVPPFLFAYLTSKSLNFNAVSRQQFLLTVAIMCFAFPLINALALWNEGLHLPSFLSSLEDWMRLAESQAMQITEAFLKVNHWSGLLLNILIIGVIPALGEELLFRGVIQKELFSRNGKIHLSIWITAFLFSAMHLQFLGFIPRFLIGGLLGYLFYWSGSIWLPILAHFVNNAGAVILSYFINQQSISKEVEHLGTEDGQLSMLVIALLGLLMLLYLLKTISKPQST, encoded by the coding sequence ATGAATCTTAAAGGCATTTATCATGATTATACACCCGTCAAGCAAGTCTTTATCTTATTGATGTTGCTATTTGTGAGCTTTATTGTCTTCAACGCTTTAGGTATGATAGGCGTTAGCCTCATTGATGCCCCTTCTCTAAGCGATTTTGAGAATAAAGCTACCATACAATCCTTGAAGTTTTTACAAGCGTTTAGTTCTATTGGCTTATTTATTGTGCCTCCTTTTTTATTCGCCTATCTGACGTCTAAGTCACTAAATTTTAACGCAGTGAGTCGTCAGCAATTTCTGTTGACTGTTGCTATTATGTGCTTTGCTTTCCCTTTGATTAATGCCCTAGCTTTGTGGAATGAAGGTTTGCATTTACCATCTTTTTTGTCTAGTCTAGAAGACTGGATGCGTTTGGCAGAAAGTCAGGCTATGCAGATAACGGAAGCCTTTTTAAAGGTTAATCATTGGTCGGGATTATTGCTCAATATCTTAATTATAGGTGTTATTCCAGCACTTGGCGAGGAGTTATTATTTAGGGGAGTCATACAGAAAGAGTTGTTTTCTAGAAATGGAAAAATACACTTGAGCATTTGGATAACAGCTTTTCTTTTTAGTGCCATGCACTTGCAATTTTTAGGCTTTATCCCTCGCTTTCTAATCGGTGGCTTGTTGGGTTATTTGTTTTATTGGAGTGGTTCAATATGGTTGCCTATTTTGGCTCACTTTGTCAATAATGCAGGGGCAGTTATCTTGAGTTACTTCATTAATCAACAAAGCATATCCAAAGAGGTTGAGCATCTTGGTACTGAAGATGGTCAGTTATCCATGCTTGTCATCGCTTTACTGGGGTTACTAATGTTGTTGTATTTACTCAAGACGATTTCTAAGCCTCAATCGACCTAA
- the dusB gene encoding tRNA dihydrouridine synthase DusB: MSVKIGNIDLGEFPLLLAPMEDVSDPPFRALCKRHGADVMYTEFISSEGLIRDAVKSTQKLDFFDYERPLAIQIFGHDIESMKQTTRICEKVNPDFIDINYGCPVKKVTCKGAGSGILQDIPKMVSMTKEIVNSTHLPVTVKTRLGWDDNSKHIVEIAERLQDVGIKAIAIHGRTRKQMYKGEADWSLIADVKNNPRMHIPVFGNGDVDSPQTAQLKRDKYGVDGIMIGRAAIGYPWIFNEIKHFLKTGQELPKPTMKERIEVCKEHLEFSIKWKGPILGVVETRRHYTNYFKHIPNFKEYRMQLVTAQQPEELFEILSEIERTFGEYEFA, encoded by the coding sequence ATGAGTGTAAAGATAGGTAATATCGATTTAGGTGAGTTTCCATTGCTATTAGCTCCTATGGAAGATGTCAGTGACCCGCCATTTCGTGCGTTGTGCAAACGCCACGGAGCCGATGTTATGTACACCGAGTTCATCTCTTCAGAAGGACTAATACGAGATGCAGTAAAGAGTACTCAAAAATTAGACTTCTTCGATTACGAACGCCCACTAGCCATTCAAATTTTTGGACACGATATAGAGTCCATGAAGCAAACCACCAGAATATGTGAGAAGGTAAATCCTGACTTCATAGACATCAATTACGGTTGCCCCGTTAAAAAGGTGACCTGCAAAGGAGCTGGTTCAGGCATACTCCAAGATATCCCTAAGATGGTATCCATGACCAAAGAGATTGTCAATTCCACTCATTTGCCAGTAACCGTAAAAACACGTTTGGGCTGGGACGACAATAGCAAACACATCGTTGAAATTGCTGAACGACTGCAAGATGTTGGCATCAAAGCTATCGCAATACACGGTCGTACACGCAAACAAATGTATAAGGGAGAAGCCGATTGGAGTCTTATTGCCGATGTCAAGAACAACCCACGCATGCACATTCCTGTATTTGGAAATGGCGATGTAGATAGCCCACAGACTGCACAATTAAAACGTGACAAATACGGTGTTGATGGCATTATGATAGGTCGTGCTGCCATTGGTTACCCTTGGATATTCAATGAAATAAAACACTTTCTAAAAACAGGACAAGAACTGCCTAAACCTACTATGAAAGAACGCATAGAGGTATGTAAAGAGCATTTGGAATTTTCAATAAAATGGAAAGGTCCAATTTTAGGTGTTGTAGAAACAAGACGACACTACACCAATTATTTTAAGCATATTCCAAATTTTAAAGAATACAGAATGCAATTAGTGACGGCACAACAGCCTGAAGAACTTTTTGAGATTCTTAGCGAAATAGAGCGTACATTTGGAGAATATGAATTTGCTTAA
- the rluF gene encoding 23S rRNA pseudouridine(2604) synthase RluF: MKETRINKYLSEVGYCSRRAADKLIEQGRVTINGEVPLMGTKIVLGDEVCVDGKAVIKSEETAVYIALNKPTGIVCTTDTRVEKDNIIDYLNYPKRIFPIGRLDKASEGLILLTNDGDIVNKILRARNNHEKEYIVHVNKKIDADFVSKMSQGIPILDTITRPCKVKKIGDYRFKIILTQGLNRQIRRMCEYLGYHVVRLKRIRIMNIHLDLKVGEHRDLSKSELKELNRLIEPSSKTV; this comes from the coding sequence ATGAAAGAAACACGCATCAATAAATATTTAAGTGAAGTAGGCTATTGTTCTAGACGAGCTGCCGATAAACTGATAGAACAAGGGCGAGTGACCATCAATGGCGAAGTACCTCTTATGGGCACTAAAATAGTACTAGGAGATGAAGTATGTGTGGATGGCAAGGCGGTAATTAAGTCAGAAGAAACGGCTGTCTATATTGCCCTAAACAAACCCACTGGCATTGTATGCACTACTGATACTAGAGTAGAAAAAGATAACATCATAGACTACCTCAACTATCCCAAACGTATTTTTCCCATCGGCAGACTAGACAAAGCAAGTGAAGGGCTTATACTTTTAACTAATGATGGAGATATCGTAAACAAGATACTGAGAGCCAGAAACAACCACGAAAAGGAATACATTGTGCATGTCAACAAAAAAATTGACGCTGACTTTGTGAGCAAGATGAGTCAAGGTATTCCAATTTTGGACACCATTACTCGCCCTTGTAAAGTCAAAAAAATAGGAGATTACCGTTTTAAAATTATTCTGACTCAAGGGCTGAACCGACAAATTCGCCGTATGTGTGAATACTTAGGTTATCATGTAGTCAGACTCAAGCGTATTCGTATAATGAATATTCACCTCGATTTGAAAGTTGGTGAGCATCGTGATTTGAGCAAATCTGAACTGAAAGAGTTAAATCGTCTGATTGAACCTTCTTCTAAGACGGTTTAG
- a CDS encoding ABC transporter permease has product MKVAFYIAKRYLFSKKSKNVVHYVSLASMIGVGIGTAALILVLSVFNGFEKLILSLYNSFDPPIKVSVLDGKVSDFQEAKNYLDDKAILYSEVLEEKVLLRYQDKEYIATLKGVDANFKAINAVDSMLIAGDYLDIYSAQHTAVVGQGVAYYLSMNIGNIFDQLQVYIPDREKKNLLRPENSFIQKSILPVGVFAIQSDFDAEYVLTNIAFVREVLNRDSLSSSSLEIRCTDADISTIQTDLQDILGESFSVKSKYQQHAFLYKILNSEKLAVFIILSFILIIATFNIIGALTMLMIEKKNDIKLLFHLGASPQLVKRIFFFEGLLTTAVGAITGLILGIFIAWLQIQFGLIKMGNGSFVVDSYPVVIESLDILLVLITVFGIGCVASLIPARQLVKRYF; this is encoded by the coding sequence TTGAAAGTCGCCTTTTATATCGCTAAGCGTTATTTGTTCTCCAAAAAGTCCAAAAATGTCGTTCATTATGTGAGCTTAGCCTCTATGATTGGCGTGGGCATAGGTACTGCTGCTTTGATTTTAGTACTTTCGGTATTCAACGGTTTTGAAAAACTTATTTTGTCACTATACAATTCTTTTGACCCACCCATCAAAGTGAGTGTTCTTGATGGCAAAGTGTCGGACTTTCAAGAGGCTAAAAATTACCTCGACGATAAGGCTATCTTATATTCTGAAGTGTTGGAAGAAAAGGTCTTGTTACGTTATCAAGACAAAGAATACATCGCTACTCTTAAAGGAGTTGATGCTAATTTCAAAGCCATTAATGCTGTGGATAGTATGCTCATTGCAGGCGATTATTTAGACATTTATTCAGCTCAACATACGGCAGTGGTGGGTCAAGGGGTGGCCTATTACCTTTCTATGAACATTGGAAATATATTCGACCAACTGCAAGTGTATATACCAGACCGAGAAAAGAAGAACTTGTTAAGACCAGAAAACTCCTTCATTCAAAAAAGTATTCTGCCAGTAGGCGTTTTTGCTATACAATCCGATTTTGATGCTGAATACGTATTAACCAATATTGCTTTTGTTAGAGAAGTGCTAAATAGAGATAGCTTGTCTTCTTCCTCTTTAGAAATACGCTGTACTGATGCCGATATATCCACGATACAGACCGATTTACAAGATATATTAGGCGAGTCGTTTAGCGTTAAGAGTAAATACCAGCAACATGCTTTTTTATACAAGATATTAAACTCTGAAAAATTAGCGGTATTTATCATTTTGAGCTTTATTCTCATCATAGCGACCTTTAATATTATCGGAGCTTTAACAATGCTAATGATAGAAAAGAAGAACGATATAAAACTGCTTTTTCACCTTGGTGCATCGCCTCAACTGGTTAAGCGTATCTTTTTCTTTGAAGGGCTTTTAACGACTGCTGTTGGGGCAATTACAGGTTTAATATTGGGTATTTTCATCGCTTGGCTACAAATTCAGTTCGGACTAATAAAAATGGGAAATGGCTCTTTTGTAGTCGATAGTTATCCTGTTGTTATAGAATCTTTAGATATATTATTAGTGCTTATAACAGTCTTTGGAATTGGCTGTGTAGCTAGTCTTATACCAGCTAGGCAGTTGGTCAAACGCTATTTCTAA